The following are encoded in a window of Solidesulfovibrio magneticus RS-1 genomic DNA:
- a CDS encoding AAA family ATPase yields MKSVFVETGNVTAFRRAVLTVEDTQRGQPGIVVAWGQAGRGKTFTARNSHSERGGVFISAWEGMTQAAFLGRLCKETTGDKTTPRSAHACKVRIIETLGKRRDQGQTVTIYMDEADRLHFGRIEDLRDIHESTGAAVILIGEEELIGLLSERRRIWSRVTQEVAFGPVDEADIAAFAFEAASLDLTPEACAMVRATSDGDMRLVRNMVQLLEQAAKARETDKADAAMVAAIQKQKSWRRA; encoded by the coding sequence ATGAAATCGGTTTTTGTGGAGACGGGCAATGTGACCGCCTTTCGGCGGGCCGTGCTGACCGTCGAGGACACCCAGCGCGGACAGCCCGGCATTGTCGTGGCCTGGGGACAGGCCGGCCGGGGCAAGACCTTCACCGCGCGCAACTCTCATTCCGAACGCGGCGGAGTCTTCATCTCAGCCTGGGAGGGGATGACGCAAGCCGCCTTCCTGGGACGGCTTTGCAAGGAGACGACGGGAGATAAGACCACGCCGCGATCCGCCCATGCCTGCAAGGTACGCATTATCGAAACCTTGGGAAAGCGGCGAGACCAAGGGCAGACCGTCACCATCTACATGGACGAGGCCGACCGCTTGCACTTCGGGCGCATTGAGGACTTGCGCGACATCCACGAGTCGACTGGCGCGGCCGTGATCCTGATCGGCGAAGAAGAACTTATTGGGCTCTTATCTGAGCGCCGCCGCATCTGGTCCCGTGTGACCCAGGAAGTTGCCTTCGGGCCTGTGGATGAAGCCGACATCGCAGCCTTTGCCTTTGAAGCTGCCAGCCTCGACCTGACGCCCGAAGCTTGCGCCATGGTCCGGGCCACTTCGGACGGCGACATGCGGCTGGTTCGCAACATGGTGCAGTTGCTGGAACAGGCGGCCAAGGCCCGCGAGACCGACAAGGCCGACGCGGCCATGGTGGCGGCAATCCAGAAGCAAAAGAGCTGGAGGCGGGCATGA
- a CDS encoding host-nuclease inhibitor Gam family protein has product MARTKPKVAVLADVKDVDAALAELAGIQRDVAALECVMNDSIDRIKAEAKAQSEPLLTRKKDLEAALANFATARKDDLFPKKKSLEMTFGVLGFRQSTKLKTLVKWTWKLVLERLQELAEGDAGKPFREALRTKVEVDKEAMRDWPEERLATVGVRKVAEDEFFYELKAEALENAAA; this is encoded by the coding sequence ATGGCTAGAACGAAACCGAAGGTCGCCGTATTGGCCGACGTCAAGGACGTGGACGCGGCCCTGGCCGAACTGGCCGGCATCCAGCGCGACGTGGCCGCCCTGGAGTGCGTCATGAACGACTCCATCGACCGAATCAAGGCCGAGGCCAAGGCGCAGTCGGAACCGTTGCTGACCCGCAAGAAAGACCTGGAAGCGGCCCTGGCCAATTTCGCCACGGCCCGCAAGGACGATCTGTTCCCGAAAAAGAAGTCCCTGGAAATGACTTTCGGCGTCCTGGGCTTCCGGCAGTCCACCAAGCTCAAGACCCTGGTGAAGTGGACCTGGAAACTGGTGCTGGAACGGCTCCAGGAGCTGGCCGAAGGCGATGCGGGCAAGCCTTTCCGCGAAGCGCTGCGAACCAAGGTCGAGGTGGACAAGGAAGCCATGCGCGACTGGCCGGAAGAACGACTGGCGACGGTCGGCGTCCGCAAGGTGGCGGAAGACGAGTTCTTCTACGAGCTCAAGGCCGAAGCGCTCGAAAACGCGGCCGCCTGA
- a CDS encoding phage protein GemA/Gp16 family protein: MATRPFVSCAAIYNMQSKVFFGTLLPATSLSYETDKALLVELFGRILGGEGASWSKLSLGERNQVLDALAAQWLPDHAAVDIPLLPKRLRGWKKGDKADGYERLDIPAGPLARQKRYIVTLWLLLGYEPKSLDGRVSKQFGVERFVWLTDPAALATLAKDLWSRCRKAGIDPEPHEGITGNGKAGSGRRGAA; encoded by the coding sequence ATGGCAACGCGACCGTTTGTCTCCTGCGCGGCCATCTACAACATGCAAAGCAAGGTGTTCTTCGGCACGCTGCTGCCGGCCACGTCGCTTTCCTACGAGACCGACAAGGCGCTTCTTGTGGAGCTCTTCGGCCGCATCCTGGGCGGCGAAGGCGCTTCCTGGTCGAAGCTTTCCCTCGGGGAGCGCAACCAGGTCCTGGACGCCTTGGCGGCGCAGTGGCTGCCCGATCATGCGGCCGTGGACATCCCGCTTTTGCCCAAGCGGCTCCGGGGCTGGAAGAAAGGCGACAAGGCCGACGGCTACGAGCGTCTGGACATTCCCGCCGGGCCGCTGGCGCGCCAGAAGCGCTACATCGTGACCCTGTGGCTGCTGCTTGGCTACGAACCCAAGAGCCTCGACGGCCGGGTGTCCAAGCAGTTCGGCGTCGAGCGGTTCGTCTGGCTGACCGATCCGGCCGCCCTGGCCACCCTGGCCAAGGACCTGTGGAGCCGCTGCCGCAAGGCCGGCATCGATCCCGAGCCCCACGAAGGCATTACCGGCAACGGCAAGGCCGGAAGCGGCCGGCGCGGCGCGGCATGA
- a CDS encoding site-specific integrase, with amino-acid sequence MATFRSRGNLQWEARIRRKGYPTTCKTFDTKAEAEAWAAARESEMFRGAWVSSKEADSTTLEECLDRYAKDYLPAMKSHAREVRRISNLKKYPLVKRIMSTIRTKDIAEFRKVREEGGAGPDTVRLDFSLISRVFVIAKSDWGMESLSNPVEHATKPKLPGGRTRRLVGDEEKRLLAACQPPEFRAIVELAIATAMRRSEILGVEWDSVNLKQQTIHLADTKNSSARTVPLDERAVEILSDLPRNISGKIWDIHEDTIDKWMTKACTAAGIVGLRFHDLRHEATSRLFESTDLSDLEISEITGHKSLQSLKRYAHLRTARLVKRLNGARRGEAHA; translated from the coding sequence ATGGCAACATTTCGCAGTCGTGGGAATCTTCAGTGGGAAGCCCGGATTCGGCGGAAGGGCTATCCGACGACGTGCAAGACCTTTGACACCAAGGCCGAGGCCGAAGCCTGGGCGGCGGCCCGGGAATCGGAAATGTTTCGTGGGGCGTGGGTATCGAGTAAAGAAGCCGACTCTACGACGCTCGAAGAATGCCTTGACCGCTACGCCAAAGACTATCTTCCCGCTATGAAATCTCATGCTCGGGAAGTTCGGCGTATCTCAAATCTTAAAAAATATCCATTGGTTAAGCGGATTATGTCAACAATCCGCACCAAGGACATTGCCGAATTTCGGAAGGTCCGGGAGGAAGGCGGGGCTGGTCCTGATACCGTGCGGCTTGACTTTTCCCTTATTTCTCGGGTGTTTGTCATTGCTAAATCCGATTGGGGCATGGAATCGTTGTCAAATCCCGTCGAACACGCGACAAAGCCCAAGTTGCCCGGCGGGCGTACCCGCCGACTCGTGGGCGACGAAGAAAAAAGGCTGTTGGCAGCGTGCCAGCCGCCGGAATTCCGCGCAATTGTCGAGTTGGCTATTGCAACGGCAATGCGTCGGAGCGAAATTCTTGGTGTTGAGTGGGATAGTGTCAATTTAAAACAGCAAACGATTCATTTAGCAGACACAAAAAACAGTTCCGCTCGTACTGTGCCGCTTGATGAAAGGGCTGTCGAAATCCTAAGTGATTTGCCAAGAAATATTTCTGGAAAGATTTGGGATATTCACGAAGATACAATTGACAAATGGATGACTAAGGCGTGTACCGCTGCCGGAATTGTTGGACTGCGTTTTCATGATCTTCGGCACGAAGCAACGTCAAGACTTTTTGAGAGTACGGATTTAAGTGATCTCGAAATTTCCGAGATTACCGGCCATAAATCGCTGCAATCGCTCAAGCGGTACGCTCATTTGCGAACAGCGCGGCTAGTAAAGCGGCTTAATGGAGCGCGGCGGGGAGAGGCCCACGCCTAG
- the traD gene encoding conjugal transfer protein TraD: MTTDTQALTKALTAHAAAEPKAAEPQVPAAEPEPQESQAAEPQESKAAEPESQAALEPPLAAEPQEPKKRKKLTPEEELEKIRQSQSKLGIRAARLRDKLRREADRRKYEIGGLAVKAGIEDWDNDVILGVLVYAYGAGKQAAQIEKWRKIGQEKVAADEQRKKG; encoded by the coding sequence ATGACGACTGACACCCAGGCCCTGACCAAGGCCCTGACCGCCCACGCGGCGGCGGAACCCAAGGCGGCGGAACCGCAGGTGCCGGCGGCGGAACCGGAACCGCAGGAGTCTCAGGCAGCGGAACCGCAGGAGTCCAAGGCGGCGGAACCCGAATCGCAGGCAGCGTTGGAACCGCCTTTGGCGGCGGAACCACAGGAACCGAAAAAACGAAAGAAGCTCACCCCCGAGGAGGAATTGGAGAAAATCCGCCAGTCCCAAAGCAAGCTCGGCATTCGTGCCGCGCGCCTCCGCGACAAGCTTCGCCGCGAAGCGGACAGGCGGAAATATGAAATTGGCGGTTTGGCTGTTAAGGCGGGGATCGAGGATTGGGATAACGATGTGATTCTAGGCGTTTTAGTCTACGCGTATGGTGCTGGCAAACAGGCTGCTCAAATCGAGAAATGGCGGAAGATTGGGCAGGAAAAGGTCGCAGCGGATGAACAGAGAAAGAAGGGCTAG
- a CDS encoding AAA family ATPase, whose translation MAIAFARLEYIGISNGKSAVALSAYIRRSAEELKFWESQGVDFSTYKDGEAAVLSTGVILPPGSPSWDATQLWNEVEKAEIAKKPLARGEIRFRKNAQFAKHYILALPSNSEVTHKMYIEMTLQYIQKNFTDQNIPCEYSIHLEEGNPHIHILAATRRLHRNGFDSHKARDLDVKQSFSSKTGKGFVSEKDGLHMQWADFQNQYFVSNGLDIKVDPTAAISQVHEGKARHIKNSAKVAENQTRLEELQNIARNDHPAILEALVYRQTTFNVRDLNKTLKKHGIEDDDEREVLVEAILKNAECVPLFNAFGEEANVYTSRKVRAEEAAILGNVGKILEGKGGAASAKSRAAALASKTLDTEQREAFDVMTAENRLCVIQGRAGAGKSYTMGAAREAFEADGWRVVGLAPTNAVSRDMAKDGFKEASTLHSELLKQENPKKKTVPWDETTVVFVDEAAMMDNSILLRLTDHAERTGAKLVLIGDDAQLSSVQRGGMYSEIRTRTSESLISQVRRQKEEWMIKASMNLADGRIGEAIEAYNKNGHIIPSNDPIKELLEQWKTDALNNPSVNRFVYAGTNAEVNAINDACSEAMREAGHVIGAFEFICKKGDLAFQQTFGVGDRLQINATAKNINSDLINGSFGTVQNISDDEITVLFDTGQIVTWKPSEFNGFALGYAGTVYKGQGKTQTDVYALHGSTWDNRTTYVGATRHKGNFRLYVDKNKVKSLESLVKGMSRSKSSGTTQSYYDANQILDRQQRVEKMNGKEFEKFGLYSMLKTKHDVEIKHKEKLPRLAIVALELSNYGLSKKDIAHCLEHDIDPTQVKKILAYLDSQEAKTLAASLQAQNIIAGPSHIKISKWSKRITQTFSIAKKQLIKKRRQEHKSWRQRWLEQMRDYEPTMTILDSSMHPETGAKAYVAADTEPTSVDHGTDQQTIEPGAEQSDQYLPRM comes from the coding sequence ATGGCAATCGCGTTCGCCCGCTTGGAATATATCGGCATCAGCAATGGCAAATCCGCCGTTGCCCTGTCCGCCTACATCCGCCGCTCGGCAGAAGAATTGAAGTTCTGGGAAAGCCAAGGGGTTGATTTTTCGACATATAAAGATGGTGAAGCGGCCGTCCTCTCAACCGGCGTTATCCTTCCGCCCGGCTCCCCTTCTTGGGACGCAACACAGCTTTGGAACGAAGTAGAAAAGGCCGAGATTGCCAAGAAACCCCTTGCAAGGGGTGAAATCCGTTTTCGTAAAAACGCTCAATTCGCCAAACATTATATTCTTGCTTTGCCTTCTAATTCCGAAGTTACGCACAAAATGTATATAGAAATGACCTTACAATACATTCAAAAAAACTTCACCGATCAAAATATTCCATGCGAGTACAGTATCCACCTGGAGGAAGGGAATCCTCATATTCATATCCTAGCTGCAACGCGACGTCTTCACAGAAACGGCTTTGATTCACATAAAGCTCGTGATCTTGATGTCAAACAATCATTTTCATCAAAAACAGGAAAAGGCTTTGTCTCTGAAAAAGACGGTCTTCATATGCAGTGGGCCGATTTCCAAAACCAATATTTCGTGTCAAATGGTTTAGACATCAAAGTCGATCCGACTGCCGCTATTTCTCAAGTCCACGAAGGCAAAGCTCGTCATATTAAGAACTCTGCAAAAGTTGCTGAAAATCAAACTCGTTTAGAAGAGTTGCAAAACATCGCCAGAAATGACCACCCGGCTATTCTTGAAGCCCTTGTTTATCGCCAAACCACTTTCAATGTCCGTGATCTCAACAAAACTCTCAAAAAGCATGGTATTGAAGACGATGATGAACGCGAAGTATTGGTAGAGGCGATCCTAAAAAACGCCGAATGTGTTCCGCTGTTCAATGCCTTCGGCGAAGAGGCCAATGTCTACACGAGCCGAAAGGTCCGAGCCGAGGAAGCCGCGATCCTGGGCAACGTGGGAAAAATCCTAGAGGGCAAGGGCGGCGCGGCAAGCGCCAAGTCCAGGGCCGCCGCATTGGCCTCTAAAACGCTCGATACGGAGCAGCGCGAGGCTTTTGACGTGATGACGGCCGAGAACCGGCTCTGCGTCATCCAGGGCCGGGCTGGGGCCGGCAAGAGCTACACCATGGGCGCGGCTCGGGAGGCTTTCGAGGCTGACGGGTGGCGGGTGGTGGGACTGGCCCCGACGAACGCGGTGTCGAGGGACATGGCGAAAGACGGGTTCAAAGAAGCTTCCACATTGCATTCCGAACTTCTGAAGCAAGAAAACCCCAAGAAAAAGACCGTGCCATGGGATGAAACAACGGTTGTATTTGTCGATGAAGCGGCGATGATGGACAATTCAATTTTACTGCGATTAACCGATCATGCAGAAAGAACAGGCGCAAAACTGGTTCTTATCGGCGACGATGCACAGCTTTCCAGTGTTCAGCGAGGAGGAATGTATTCAGAGATTCGGACCAGGACAAGTGAATCTCTGATTTCCCAGGTAAGACGTCAAAAAGAAGAATGGATGATAAAGGCAAGCATGAATTTGGCGGACGGAAGAATCGGTGAAGCCATCGAAGCATATAATAAGAATGGACACATCATCCCTTCAAACGACCCAATTAAAGAACTTTTAGAACAATGGAAAACGGACGCGCTTAACAATCCAAGTGTCAATAGATTTGTCTACGCTGGCACAAATGCAGAAGTCAATGCAATCAATGATGCATGTTCCGAAGCGATGAGAGAAGCCGGACACGTTATCGGCGCTTTTGAGTTTATTTGCAAAAAAGGCGACTTGGCATTTCAACAAACATTTGGCGTTGGTGATCGACTCCAGATCAATGCTACTGCAAAAAATATTAACTCTGATTTGATAAATGGAAGTTTTGGCACCGTTCAAAATATCAGTGATGACGAAATAACTGTTTTATTTGACACTGGGCAGATTGTTACTTGGAAACCTTCCGAGTTCAATGGGTTTGCCCTGGGCTATGCCGGGACCGTCTACAAGGGCCAGGGGAAAACCCAAACGGACGTGTACGCCTTGCACGGCAGCACTTGGGACAACCGGACAACGTATGTTGGAGCGACTAGGCATAAAGGGAATTTTCGTCTGTATGTTGACAAGAACAAAGTAAAATCATTGGAAAGTCTCGTTAAAGGCATGAGCCGGTCAAAATCGTCTGGGACTACTCAATCGTATTATGATGCGAATCAGATTTTGGACCGGCAACAACGCGTTGAGAAGATGAATGGAAAAGAGTTCGAGAAGTTTGGCTTATACTCCATGCTTAAAACAAAGCATGATGTCGAAATCAAGCACAAAGAAAAGCTTCCTCGTTTAGCTATTGTTGCCTTAGAACTTAGCAATTATGGACTGTCCAAGAAGGATATTGCCCACTGCCTGGAACACGACATCGATCCGACCCAGGTCAAAAAAATCCTGGCCTACCTGGACAGTCAAGAGGCGAAGACCTTGGCCGCGTCACTCCAAGCGCAGAATATTATTGCTGGACCGAGTCATATCAAGATAAGCAAATGGTCTAAGCGGATCACTCAAACATTTTCTATTGCAAAGAAACAGCTTATTAAAAAAAGAAGGCAAGAACATAAGAGCTGGAGACAACGTTGGCTTGAACAGATGCGTGATTACGAACCAACAATGACTATCTTGGATAGCTCAATGCATCCAGAAACAGGAGCCAAAGCATATGTCGCAGCAGACACAGAACCAACAAGCGTGGATCACGGAACAGATCAACAAACAATTGAACCCGGAGCAGAACAATCCGACCAGTATTTGCCTCGGATGTAA
- a CDS encoding restriction endonuclease subunit S translates to METKLGEVADVIRCQLPRTRTGGKDGWILCREVTQADFEPISGIVSGGSGDIWVELDPSGKQKKYLIRNNDVLFSFRGTGETLGQAGLYIGQNEERVVCGQSLCIIRPKAIDGLWLYYFMRRRAARESLLAKSCGNRLMTINLNDLRDVLVEMSSDEEVDKIHAKHKRISSIYTEIQELSAEMIRLME, encoded by the coding sequence ATGGAAACGAAATTGGGCGAGGTTGCGGACGTGATCCGCTGCCAGTTGCCGAGGACTCGCACTGGCGGAAAAGATGGGTGGATTTTGTGCCGCGAGGTGACGCAGGCCGATTTTGAACCAATTTCGGGCATCGTAAGTGGCGGGAGTGGAGATATTTGGGTCGAACTTGACCCAAGTGGAAAACAGAAAAAGTATTTGATCCGGAACAACGACGTACTTTTCTCTTTTCGCGGGACCGGAGAAACACTTGGACAGGCCGGGCTTTATATTGGTCAAAATGAAGAAAGGGTTGTTTGTGGGCAAAGTCTTTGCATTATTCGTCCCAAAGCCATAGACGGGCTTTGGCTCTATTATTTCATGAGGAGGAGAGCGGCTAGAGAAAGCTTGCTGGCAAAGTCATGTGGAAATCGACTTATGACAATCAATTTAAACGATTTAAGAGATGTTTTGGTAGAAATGTCTTCCGATGAAGAAGTTGATAAAATTCATGCAAAACACAAGCGCATCTCTTCTATTTACACGGAAATACAAGAATTGAGTGCTGAAATGATTCGTTTAATGGAATAA
- a CDS encoding type IV secretory system conjugative DNA transfer family protein — protein sequence MASIGFCAKTPVRPQIEPAKDAIIKFDSGISISREEACYNTLVLGSTGTGKTTSVILPAIGALIEKGHSGLIIDIKGNLSEQVRILATKRGRIDDVVEFGSSKNASKVDLLSGLSISQVRELLTVIATFQFGNMTSNLDWHTKGVTIATECVTLLRYLNEKNNEIQTNLKNLVDILNDWPLAARLFQYFKKHVLDTNSKDQKDFLSRVQSDNFNPLVYDNRKSSSNTFNEQTTWRLGAVRNGLTEFLQNSSIAQNFATSGSGLNLADLIYKQRKIVLLRFDGTSGQVGAWLSRYVLTEYYRAVFENGLKLNKEEYTFFVGDEFQELSDFHPSNRYNDNSFAAKSREYKNVTIVGTQSVSSLQSRGASGASVLEFLNNVNNRIFMYCDDPVSQEVARRYNEAVFLNELEPGRAFVVKFDAQSRRRLQYVENLQISHDELQMELAEAPSNVETVMEEAKEAPSLEMIFEILESKDKEKQEEVKKDEGPRIPGRIPGRIPHRMRFNEDDDEEEEPKSKIPNNMQQIVERFPHFFKTAMKGGRISIQIPNGWVQAFENALDAFARTGLEVDICNIFIGSDGNLTLGATNSCGVNILDSFLKNTHRLCPICGNELKNKTKVCEQCALEFNFYTP from the coding sequence ATGGCATCTATCGGATTTTGCGCCAAAACCCCTGTTCGGCCCCAGATTGAACCCGCCAAGGATGCTATTATCAAATTTGACTCCGGGATTTCGATTTCTCGGGAAGAAGCGTGTTACAATACCCTTGTTTTGGGATCGACTGGCACCGGGAAAACGACTTCGGTCATTTTGCCAGCCATTGGAGCTTTGATCGAAAAGGGTCATTCCGGCCTTATCATTGACATTAAAGGAAACCTTTCCGAGCAAGTGCGGATTTTAGCCACAAAGAGAGGTCGGATTGATGACGTTGTTGAATTCGGATCATCAAAAAATGCTTCAAAGGTGGATTTATTAAGCGGACTTTCAATCTCTCAAGTCAGAGAGCTTTTAACTGTTATTGCCACGTTCCAATTCGGAAACATGACATCGAACCTGGACTGGCATACAAAAGGTGTTACGATTGCGACTGAATGCGTAACACTATTAAGATATTTGAATGAAAAGAACAATGAAATTCAAACGAACTTAAAAAATTTAGTTGATATTTTGAATGACTGGCCTTTGGCTGCGCGATTGTTCCAGTATTTCAAAAAACATGTTTTAGACACAAATTCTAAAGATCAAAAGGATTTCTTGAGCCGTGTTCAATCGGATAATTTCAACCCTCTTGTTTATGACAACAGAAAAAGCTCAAGCAACACTTTTAACGAACAAACTACCTGGAGACTCGGAGCTGTTCGGAATGGGTTGACCGAATTTTTGCAGAATTCAAGTATTGCCCAGAATTTTGCAACTTCTGGAAGCGGACTCAATCTTGCCGATTTGATTTATAAACAAAGAAAGATTGTTCTTTTAAGGTTTGACGGGACTTCTGGGCAAGTAGGAGCATGGCTATCTCGCTATGTTCTGACGGAGTATTATCGAGCTGTTTTTGAAAATGGTCTCAAGTTGAACAAAGAAGAGTATACTTTCTTTGTCGGTGACGAATTTCAGGAACTTTCTGATTTTCACCCGAGCAACAGGTATAATGATAATTCTTTTGCTGCAAAATCGCGTGAGTATAAAAACGTGACCATTGTCGGCACACAGTCGGTTTCATCTTTGCAAAGTCGTGGAGCGTCCGGCGCTTCCGTTCTGGAATTTCTAAACAATGTCAATAACCGCATTTTCATGTACTGTGATGACCCCGTTTCACAAGAAGTCGCAAGACGGTACAACGAAGCGGTATTTCTGAACGAGCTTGAGCCAGGAAGGGCTTTTGTCGTTAAATTTGACGCTCAATCACGTCGCCGGCTTCAATATGTTGAAAATTTACAAATTTCGCACGATGAATTACAAATGGAATTAGCTGAAGCCCCATCCAATGTCGAGACAGTTATGGAAGAAGCCAAAGAAGCGCCTTCGCTCGAAATGATCTTTGAAATTCTTGAATCCAAAGACAAAGAAAAACAAGAAGAGGTCAAAAAGGACGAGGGTCCAAGAATTCCGGGAAGAATTCCCGGAAGAATCCCGCATAGAATGCGCTTTAACGAAGACGATGATGAAGAAGAAGAACCGAAAAGCAAAATTCCAAACAACATGCAGCAAATCGTTGAACGATTCCCGCATTTTTTCAAAACAGCTATGAAAGGAGGTCGAATTTCAATTCAAATCCCCAATGGATGGGTTCAGGCATTTGAAAATGCTTTGGATGCCTTTGCACGTACCGGACTTGAGGTTGATATTTGCAACATCTTTATTGGTAGCGATGGAAATTTGACTCTCGGAGCAACAAATTCTTGTGGTGTTAATATTTTGGATAGTTTTTTGAAAAATACACATAGATTGTGTCCTATTTGTGGGAATGAATTAAAAAACAAGACTAAAGTTTGCGAACAATGCGCCCTAGAATTCAATTTTTATACCCCTTAA
- a CDS encoding DUF6602 domain-containing protein, whose translation MSTWSLSTILAGLHDDIENRLRIARQSFNHPGTKGDASECVWLELLNSYLPQRYKAASAHVVDCNGQFSDQIDIVVFDRQYSPFIFNFQGQAIIPAESVYAVFEAKQSINAVQVGYAKEKAATVRKLHRTSLPIPHAGGTYPAKTPQHILAGLLTFESDWKPGLGKPLLDVLKTEDQNSVLDFGCVAAHGIYGSDVDGDFSFVPQGKPATAFLFELIARLQMIATVPMIDVRAYAKWLEAPSAP comes from the coding sequence ATGAGCACTTGGTCTTTAAGCACAATTCTGGCCGGGTTGCATGATGATATTGAAAACCGCTTGAGGATTGCCCGACAATCGTTCAATCATCCAGGCACAAAAGGCGATGCTAGTGAATGTGTCTGGCTTGAGCTGCTAAACTCTTATTTGCCACAACGCTATAAGGCCGCCTCTGCTCACGTTGTAGACTGCAACGGCCAATTTAGCGATCAAATTGATATTGTCGTTTTTGATCGTCAATATTCGCCATTTATATTTAATTTCCAGGGTCAGGCCATCATACCGGCAGAAAGTGTCTATGCAGTTTTTGAGGCCAAGCAATCAATCAACGCCGTTCAAGTTGGGTATGCCAAGGAAAAGGCGGCCACAGTCAGGAAGTTGCACCGGACAAGCTTGCCCATTCCACATGCAGGAGGAACATATCCGGCCAAGACGCCCCAACATATTCTTGCTGGGCTTTTAACATTTGAAAGTGATTGGAAACCTGGGCTTGGAAAGCCTTTGCTTGATGTTCTCAAAACCGAAGACCAAAATTCTGTATTGGATTTTGGATGTGTTGCCGCACATGGAATTTACGGTAGCGATGTGGATGGTGATTTTTCTTTTGTGCCTCAAGGTAAACCTGCGACGGCTTTTTTGTTTGAGCTGATTGCAAGACTTCAAATGATTGCAACCGTTCCTATGATAGATGTGCGGGCTTACGCTAAATGGCTTGAAGCTCCTAGTGCACCGTAG
- a CDS encoding PaeR7I family type II restriction endonuclease, which produces MALDLVDYERKACEAVQAFWGNRVAARQKQIESGKADQGERAGVTGGKNMDGFIALVLDIVRANGLAHAEIHQSRAVLTLPGYFRPTKLWDLLVIFKGELIAAIELKSHVGPSFGNNFNNRTEEAIGTAHDLWTAYREEAFGKQPRPFVGWLMLVEDAPESRSPVRDSSPHFPVFPEFKGASYLKRYDILCQRLVQEQLYTTAAVLTSPRSAAETGEVSDMSSMTSLKTFVTSLAGHIAAEAARLS; this is translated from the coding sequence ATGGCACTTGATCTTGTTGACTATGAGCGCAAGGCCTGCGAGGCTGTGCAAGCCTTTTGGGGAAACCGTGTTGCCGCGCGCCAAAAGCAGATAGAATCTGGGAAAGCCGACCAAGGCGAACGGGCCGGTGTCACTGGCGGCAAGAACATGGACGGCTTTATTGCCTTGGTTCTCGACATCGTACGAGCCAACGGCCTTGCCCATGCTGAGATTCATCAGAGCCGCGCCGTGTTGACCCTGCCTGGTTATTTCAGACCTACGAAATTATGGGATCTTCTTGTTATTTTCAAAGGCGAGTTAATCGCGGCCATTGAGCTAAAAAGCCACGTAGGCCCGTCTTTCGGAAACAACTTTAATAATCGGACCGAAGAAGCCATCGGCACGGCGCATGATTTATGGACCGCTTACAGAGAAGAGGCCTTTGGCAAGCAGCCTCGTCCCTTTGTTGGCTGGCTCATGCTGGTTGAAGATGCTCCCGAGTCGCGTTCTCCCGTTAGGGATAGTTCACCCCACTTCCCTGTTTTCCCTGAGTTCAAAGGCGCTTCTTACCTGAAGCGCTACGATATTCTTTGTCAGCGTCTTGTGCAGGAGCAGCTTTACACGACGGCAGCCGTCCTAACGTCCCCGCGCAGTGCCGCAGAAACAGGGGAAGTCTCCGATATGTCTTCTATGACAAGCTTAAAGACGTTTGTAACATCCCTCGCAGGGCATATAGCGGCGGAGGCAGCTAGGCTTTCTTAG